From Chromatiales bacterium, a single genomic window includes:
- a CDS encoding M48 family metallopeptidase: MSGTAPQRLTLAHGESVAYAVRRSARARRMRLYYRPGEGLTLVLPTRVSAKRGQQFVEQSRDWVAAQHARFGAEVRRVERERDTLPGELNLPALNERWTIRYRRTAASTVRAVGGADGEVVVSGAIDDVAACHAALRRWLLRHAEAAMRPALDALSRKTGLVFSTLKIRTQRARWGSCNSRGAISLNGKLLFVSPPQLDYVLAHELVHTREMNHSARFWARLEAIVPNARRLDRSLRRGWAMVPGWV, from the coding sequence TTGAGCGGGACGGCCCCACAGCGGCTGACCCTCGCGCACGGCGAGTCGGTCGCGTACGCCGTGCGCCGTTCGGCGCGCGCGCGGCGCATGCGCCTGTATTACCGCCCCGGCGAGGGGCTGACCCTGGTGCTGCCCACGCGCGTGAGTGCGAAACGCGGCCAGCAGTTCGTGGAGCAGAGTCGCGACTGGGTCGCCGCGCAGCATGCGCGGTTCGGCGCCGAGGTCAGGCGCGTCGAGCGAGAGCGCGACACGTTGCCCGGCGAGCTGAATCTTCCTGCGCTTAATGAGCGCTGGACGATCCGTTATCGCCGGACGGCCGCGAGCACTGTGCGTGCCGTGGGCGGTGCTGATGGCGAAGTCGTCGTCAGCGGGGCGATCGACGACGTCGCAGCCTGCCACGCGGCGCTGCGGCGCTGGCTGCTGCGTCACGCCGAGGCGGCAATGCGGCCCGCACTGGACGCGTTGAGCCGCAAAACCGGACTCGTATTTTCCACGCTGAAGATCCGTACGCAGCGCGCTCGCTGGGGCAGCTGTAACTCACGCGGCGCGATCAGCTTGAACGGCAAGCTGCTGTTCGTATCGCCCCCGCAGCTCGACTACGTGCTGGCGCATGAGCTCGTGCACACGCGCGAGATGAACCACTCGGCAAGATTCTGGGCGCGACTTGAAGCCATCGTGCCAAACGCGCGCCGGCTCGACCGCAGTCTGCGCCGTGGCTGGGCGATGGTGCCGGGCTGGGTGTGA
- a CDS encoding DUF4340 domain-containing protein, producing MNAAVRSLLLVILLAAQMFAALWLIQRQSGDEAGSATAALLNFDPAAIDRIVIDAGGASAATAVLERKGDTWRVPQWFGFRASADRVQTLLSDLAKLKGGHPVTNTAAAHRRLKLADADYERRIRLEAGGQPVAMLLLGDSPGLKRSYARVPGSDLVYEVSFAHYQAAAKAVDWSDRTALHLSADDITRLKIDGVDLKRDGEAWRLTGLVEGQQTDGDAAADLVRRVAGLNFLDVSGGADALATERGGPALTMTVTRKSGAPLVYRLWPAGGESREFVLIRDDLPYVFTLGEYNVEPLAKADRPKLTISSAPGVEAPAGGPTDPASVPPGDAAGH from the coding sequence ATGAACGCCGCCGTCCGCTCGCTGTTGCTGGTGATTCTGCTCGCCGCCCAGATGTTCGCGGCGCTGTGGTTGATCCAGCGTCAGAGCGGTGATGAAGCCGGATCGGCCACCGCGGCGCTGCTGAACTTCGATCCCGCGGCAATCGATCGCATCGTGATCGACGCCGGCGGCGCGTCGGCGGCGACCGCGGTGCTGGAACGCAAGGGCGACACGTGGCGTGTGCCGCAGTGGTTTGGTTTTCGCGCATCGGCGGATCGGGTACAAACCCTGCTCAGTGACCTCGCGAAGCTGAAGGGCGGGCATCCGGTCACCAACACAGCCGCCGCACACCGGCGTCTGAAACTTGCCGACGCGGACTATGAGCGCCGCATCCGGCTGGAGGCCGGCGGTCAGCCGGTTGCCATGCTGTTGCTCGGCGATTCCCCGGGCCTCAAGCGCAGTTATGCGCGCGTACCGGGCAGCGATCTTGTCTACGAGGTGTCGTTCGCGCACTACCAGGCGGCGGCGAAGGCGGTGGACTGGAGCGATCGCACGGCCCTGCATCTGTCGGCCGATGACATCACGCGGCTCAAGATCGACGGCGTCGATCTCAAGCGCGATGGTGAAGCCTGGCGCCTGACCGGGCTCGTGGAGGGTCAGCAGACCGATGGGGATGCCGCGGCCGATCTGGTGCGCCGGGTTGCGGGCCTGAACTTTCTCGACGTCAGCGGTGGCGCGGATGCGCTGGCGACCGAGCGCGGCGGACCGGCACTGACGATGACCGTCACACGCAAGTCCGGTGCGCCGCTGGTCTATCGGCTCTGGCCAGCGGGCGGTGAATCGCGCGAGTTCGTGCTGATCCGCGACGATCTGCCGTACGTGTTCACGCTCGGGGAATACAACGTCGAACCACTTGCGAAGGCCGATCGCCCGAAACTCACGATCAGTTCCGCGCCGGGTGTTGAAGCTCCGGCCGGCGGGCCGACCGATCCGGCGTCCGTTCCCCCGGGCGACGCTGCGGGTCATTGA
- a CDS encoding Gldg family protein — protein MREIARVAAREFAAFFASPVGYLFLGAFLAAVLFVFFWVEAFFARNIADTRPLFEWLPRLLIFLVAALTMRAWSEERRAGTLELLQSAPVTSTRLVLGKFFAALALVAVALLLTLPLPITVAQLGPLDSGPVAGGYLASLLLAAAYIAVGLWVSARTDNQIVALIGTVLVCGLLWLVGAEIITGLAGQRLGEWLRLAGTGARFDSITRGVIDPADLAYYLSLTGVFLTLTVYALERLRWSRASERKCAHRGRTALTVLVVANFLALNAWVAHAGLPRVDLTSGGIYTLSSATRGVLADLDEPLVLRGYFSAQTHPLLAPLVPQLRDLVSEYAAAEAGRVRVEFIDPADDPDAEREAGERFGVRPVAFQTASKYQAAVVNSYFDLVVQYGDQYERLGYRDLIEIKLRGETDLDVRLRNPEYDLTRAIKKVLHGYRGAGDLWAQLSGGARLRAFVSDTQSLPESLRAVRADLESITKDLAKESQGKLDVEWLDPTGDETLRKELTEVYGFRPIALSLLDPNEFWFYLVAESGKQSVPVVLPETLEREPLRKALESALKRMAPGLLRTVALSTPAAADLDALGLPDMSSGPRFTLLEDALRENAALVPVDLAAGQVPEVADLLLVVDPARLGETAVYAIDQFLMRGGTVVIAATPFAVDLERSISANARPTGLEDWLKHQGLALETGLVVDPQNAPFPIPVERNLGGFVVHEIRELPYPFFPDVREAGLNSASPITADLGQLTLNWVVPIEVIATANAERTVTTLVHASANSGVVNTPDVQPDFQKYPDTGFPRGEPRASPLLAVMVEGRFDSAWADKRSPLADAPANPESGDAAGEETKKPAARFDGVIGQSSSAARLVLIGSGSMLGDTALDLAAQATGTRYLKPVNLIENIIDWSLEDRSLLALRGRAQFSRLLDPVGRDAQMAWEYGNYLVALLGLALVWLGVRGARGRRRRFHAAVLEIAR, from the coding sequence ATGCGTGAGATCGCCCGTGTCGCCGCACGCGAATTCGCGGCGTTCTTCGCAAGCCCGGTCGGCTATCTGTTTCTCGGCGCGTTCCTCGCCGCCGTGCTGTTCGTGTTCTTCTGGGTCGAGGCGTTCTTTGCGCGCAACATCGCCGATACCCGACCGCTGTTCGAATGGCTGCCGCGGCTGCTGATCTTTCTGGTCGCCGCGCTGACCATGCGTGCATGGTCAGAAGAGCGACGCGCCGGCACACTCGAACTGCTGCAGAGCGCGCCGGTCACAAGCACGCGACTGGTGCTGGGCAAGTTCTTCGCGGCGCTTGCGCTGGTGGCGGTTGCGCTGTTGTTGACACTGCCGCTGCCGATCACCGTCGCGCAGCTCGGTCCGCTCGATTCCGGCCCGGTCGCGGGCGGTTACCTCGCATCACTGCTTTTGGCCGCCGCCTACATCGCGGTGGGGCTGTGGGTGTCCGCGCGCACCGACAACCAGATCGTCGCGCTCATCGGCACTGTGCTGGTCTGCGGTCTGCTATGGCTGGTGGGCGCCGAGATCATCACGGGGCTCGCCGGTCAGCGGCTTGGCGAATGGCTGCGACTCGCCGGCACCGGCGCGCGCTTCGATTCCATCACGCGCGGGGTGATCGACCCGGCCGACCTCGCGTACTACCTGAGCCTGACCGGCGTGTTCCTGACGCTGACGGTGTACGCGCTGGAACGCCTGCGCTGGTCACGCGCCAGCGAACGCAAATGCGCGCACCGCGGACGCACGGCGCTGACCGTGCTCGTGGTTGCGAACTTCCTCGCGCTGAATGCCTGGGTCGCGCATGCGGGCCTGCCGCGTGTGGACCTGACTTCCGGGGGCATCTACACACTGTCGTCCGCAACACGTGGCGTCCTGGCCGACCTCGACGAACCGCTGGTGCTGCGCGGCTATTTCAGCGCGCAGACCCATCCGCTGCTCGCGCCGCTGGTGCCGCAGTTGCGCGATCTGGTGTCCGAGTATGCCGCCGCCGAAGCCGGTCGCGTGCGGGTCGAATTCATCGATCCCGCTGATGATCCGGACGCCGAACGCGAGGCCGGTGAACGCTTTGGCGTGCGACCGGTGGCGTTTCAGACCGCAAGCAAATATCAGGCGGCGGTGGTCAACTCGTATTTCGATCTGGTCGTGCAGTACGGCGATCAGTACGAACGACTCGGTTATCGCGACCTCATCGAGATCAAGCTGCGCGGTGAAACCGACCTGGACGTGCGACTGCGCAATCCCGAATACGACCTCACGCGCGCGATCAAGAAAGTGCTGCACGGCTATCGCGGCGCCGGCGACCTGTGGGCCCAGCTGTCCGGCGGTGCGCGTCTGCGTGCGTTCGTTTCGGATACGCAATCCCTGCCCGAATCGCTGCGTGCGGTGCGAGCGGATCTGGAATCGATCACAAAGGATCTGGCGAAGGAATCGCAGGGCAAGCTCGATGTCGAATGGCTCGACCCGACCGGCGATGAAACCCTGCGCAAGGAACTCACGGAAGTCTACGGCTTTCGTCCGATCGCGCTGAGCCTGCTCGATCCGAACGAGTTCTGGTTTTATCTCGTCGCGGAATCAGGCAAGCAGAGTGTGCCCGTGGTGTTGCCGGAAACGCTGGAGCGTGAGCCGCTGCGCAAGGCGTTGGAGTCCGCGCTGAAGCGCATGGCGCCGGGTCTGCTGCGCACCGTGGCATTGTCGACGCCGGCGGCGGCCGACCTCGACGCGCTCGGCCTTCCAGACATGAGCAGCGGTCCGCGGTTCACCCTGTTGGAAGACGCGCTGCGCGAGAACGCGGCGCTTGTACCCGTGGACCTCGCGGCGGGACAGGTGCCCGAGGTGGCCGATTTGTTGCTGGTCGTTGATCCGGCAAGGCTTGGCGAGACGGCCGTCTACGCGATCGACCAGTTCCTGATGCGCGGTGGCACGGTGGTCATCGCGGCAACGCCGTTTGCCGTGGATCTCGAGCGTTCGATCTCGGCGAACGCGCGACCCACCGGGCTGGAAGACTGGTTGAAGCATCAAGGCCTCGCACTTGAAACGGGGCTGGTCGTCGACCCGCAGAACGCGCCGTTTCCGATTCCGGTCGAGCGCAATCTCGGCGGATTCGTCGTGCACGAGATTCGCGAACTGCCGTATCCGTTCTTTCCGGACGTGCGCGAGGCGGGCCTGAATTCCGCATCGCCGATCACTGCGGACCTCGGTCAGTTGACGCTCAACTGGGTGGTACCGATCGAAGTCATTGCCACGGCCAATGCCGAACGCACCGTGACGACGCTGGTGCACGCGTCCGCGAATTCCGGCGTCGTCAACACGCCCGATGTGCAGCCGGACTTCCAGAAGTATCCGGACACCGGCTTTCCGCGCGGCGAGCCGCGCGCGAGCCCATTGCTGGCGGTCATGGTCGAGGGGCGTTTCGATTCCGCCTGGGCCGACAAGCGTTCGCCGCTGGCCGACGCGCCCGCGAACCCTGAATCGGGCGATGCGGCTGGCGAAGAAACGAAAAAGCCGGCGGCGCGTTTCGATGGCGTGATCGGGCAGTCGTCCTCGGCCGCGCGGCTGGTGCTGATCGGTTCCGGCAGCATGCTCGGTGACACCGCGCTCGATCTCGCCGCGCAGGCCACCGGCACGCGTTATCTGAAGCCTGTGAACCTGATCGAGAACATCATCGACTGGTCGCTGGAAGATCGCTCGCTGCTCGCGCTGCGCGGTCGCGCGCAGTTTTCGCGCTTGCTTGATCCGGTCGGCCGCGACGCGCAGATGGCCTGGGAGTACGGCAACTACCTCGTCGCGCTGCTGGGTCTGGCGCTCGTCTGGCTCGGCGTGCGCGGTGCACGCGGGCGACGCCGACGCTTCCACGCCGCCGTGCTGGAGATCGCCCGATGA
- a CDS encoding ATP-binding cassette domain-containing protein, with protein MIEVTGLVRSYGAQRAVDDVSFSIGVGEVVGLLGHNGAGKTTIMKMLTGSLEPDSGSIGINGLDPERDRRATQRLIGYLPENCPLYPEMTVIDFLDYQAGLHGMPANERAAAIGAAMRRTWLVDRATQTIGTLSRGYRQRVGVAQALLHRPQIVILDEPTNGLDPTQIHQMRALIRELAQSATVILSTHILQEVEAVCDRVLVLRAGRLALDRKLTELGAGTGSIVVELDAAPDWALPTLRGVDGVSEVVHRSGSTQTHVYTVRVTDGLAGAAAIAQAVQLAGLKLYRLNPGGADLETVFRELHETAARKAAGHA; from the coding sequence ATGATTGAAGTAACCGGACTGGTACGCAGCTACGGCGCGCAGCGCGCCGTGGACGATGTGAGTTTCAGCATTGGCGTCGGCGAGGTCGTCGGTCTGCTCGGCCACAATGGTGCGGGCAAGACGACCATCATGAAGATGCTGACCGGGAGCCTCGAACCGGACAGCGGCTCGATCGGCATCAACGGCCTCGATCCAGAGCGCGACCGGCGCGCCACGCAGCGGCTGATCGGTTATCTGCCCGAGAACTGCCCGCTGTACCCGGAAATGACGGTCATCGACTTTCTCGATTATCAGGCGGGCCTGCATGGCATGCCGGCAAACGAGCGCGCGGCGGCAATCGGCGCTGCGATGCGTCGCACCTGGCTCGTGGATCGCGCGACACAGACCATCGGCACACTCTCGCGCGGCTATCGCCAGCGCGTGGGCGTAGCGCAGGCCCTGCTGCATCGCCCGCAGATCGTGATTCTCGACGAGCCGACGAACGGCCTCGATCCGACCCAGATCCACCAGATGCGTGCGCTGATCCGCGAACTGGCGCAGAGCGCGACGGTGATCCTGTCGACGCACATCCTCCAGGAAGTCGAAGCCGTGTGCGATCGCGTGCTGGTGCTGCGTGCCGGCCGGCTGGCGCTGGATCGCAAGTTGACTGAACTCGGTGCCGGCACGGGCAGCATCGTCGTGGAGCTGGATGCCGCGCCGGATTGGGCGCTGCCGACGCTGCGGGGCGTCGACGGCGTGAGCGAGGTCGTGCATCGGTCAGGCAGCACGCAGACCCATGTCTACACGGTGCGCGTGACCGATGGTCTGGCCGGCGCGGCGGCGATCGCACAGGCGGTGCAGTTGGCGGGCCTGAAGCTTTATCGCCTGAATCCCGGTGGTGCCGATCTCGAAACGGTGTTTCGCGAACTGCACGAAACCGCTGCGCGGAAGGCTGCCGGTCATGCGTGA
- a CDS encoding anthranilate phosphoribosyltransferase → MNAPANAIPDDPVIAMRSVIQRIATGPELSKDISYDEARHAMSLVLDGRADPVQAAIFLIALRMKRETDDENRGVLQGIIDHTERVTAPVDVVVDLADPYDGYTRSLPVSAFLPATLAACGVAAVCHGVETVGPKYGVTFKQVLRAAGKPVDLAPTEAAARLADGAPGWTYIDQGAFCPPLHALIDLRTKIVKRPAITTVEVLAKPITGRRATHLVTGYVHKPYPRIYAMLARHAGFDGLLLVRGTEGGVIPSLRQSGKAWNYHNGGEEQASDFKPEDFGIEQELRVVPIPDDLPGATRVGDEIAITASAEAIAKVTVETGRAALSGQAGPARDALVAAGALVLQHLGRADSLRAAADQIRAVLDDGRALARFDA, encoded by the coding sequence ATGAATGCCCCCGCCAACGCGATCCCGGACGACCCGGTCATCGCCATGCGCTCGGTGATCCAGCGCATCGCGACCGGTCCCGAACTGTCGAAGGACATTTCGTATGACGAGGCGCGCCACGCCATGTCGCTGGTGCTCGACGGTCGTGCCGACCCGGTGCAGGCGGCGATCTTCCTGATCGCTCTGCGCATGAAGCGCGAGACCGACGACGAGAACCGCGGCGTGCTGCAGGGCATCATCGACCACACCGAGCGCGTCACCGCGCCCGTGGACGTGGTCGTGGACCTCGCCGACCCCTATGACGGCTACACCCGCTCGCTGCCGGTGTCGGCCTTCCTGCCGGCCACGCTGGCGGCCTGCGGTGTCGCGGCGGTCTGCCATGGGGTCGAGACCGTCGGCCCGAAATACGGCGTGACCTTCAAGCAGGTGCTGCGCGCAGCCGGAAAGCCGGTCGATCTCGCGCCGACCGAGGCCGCCGCCCGGCTGGCGGACGGCGCGCCGGGCTGGACGTATATCGACCAGGGCGCGTTCTGCCCGCCGCTGCACGCGCTGATCGATCTGCGTACGAAGATCGTCAAGCGCCCGGCCATCACCACGGTCGAGGTCCTCGCCAAACCCATCACCGGCCGGCGCGCGACGCATCTCGTCACCGGCTACGTGCACAAGCCCTACCCGCGCATCTACGCGATGCTCGCGCGGCACGCCGGCTTCGACGGCCTGCTGCTCGTGCGCGGCACCGAGGGCGGTGTAATCCCCTCGTTGCGCCAGAGTGGCAAGGCCTGGAACTACCACAATGGCGGCGAGGAACAGGCGTCCGACTTCAAGCCGGAGGACTTCGGCATCGAGCAGGAACTGCGCGTCGTGCCGATCCCGGACGACCTGCCGGGCGCGACCCGCGTCGGCGACGAGATTGCGATCACCGCCAGTGCCGAGGCCATCGCGAAAGTCACGGTCGAGACCGGCCGCGCGGCGCTCTCGGGCCAGGCCGGACCGGCGCGCGATGCGCTCGTTGCCGCCGGCGCCCTCGTATTGCAGCACCTCGGCCGGGCGGATTCCCTGCGTGCGGCGGCCGACCAGATTCGCGCGGTGCTCGACGACGGTCGCGCGCTGGCGCGGTTCGACGCCTGA
- a CDS encoding non-heme iron oxygenase ferredoxin subunit, which yields MAREVRLAAAAQIAPGKMQRFDGDGYRLVIANVDGRFHAADDRCTHEEASLATGNLHGCLLKCPLHGSRFDLRDGRVLDDPAEEDLRIYPCRSDGDDVIVELD from the coding sequence ATGGCGCGCGAAGTCCGGCTCGCGGCCGCGGCGCAGATCGCGCCGGGCAAGATGCAACGGTTCGACGGCGACGGTTACCGGCTGGTCATCGCGAATGTCGATGGCCGGTTTCATGCCGCTGACGATCGCTGCACGCACGAGGAGGCATCGCTGGCGACCGGCAATCTGCACGGCTGCCTACTGAAGTGTCCGCTGCACGGCAGCCGCTTCGATCTGCGCGACGGCCGCGTCCTGGACGACCCTGCCGAGGAAGACCTGCGCATCTACCCGTGCCGCTCCGATGGCGATGACGTCATCGTCGAACTCGATTGA
- a CDS encoding SPASM domain-containing protein — protein MTDLFKVILIETHNHCNRTCWFCKFGQERQDAEHARMSMETIELIIQNLKELGYDGRVSWFFINEPLLDKRIFDIVERTRASLPKAFISLVTNGDLLTAEIYGKLRQKGLDALGVSIYDQDVFRKMQGFSNDGRLALMDRRAAPNVNQAGNVKQPAQSFDEDVLRFSGSTCMRPFRMMVVNAQGKVALCCSDLYTDVEMGDVHADRLEHIWRNEKFQRYRETLSANGRRGLALCESCSHSGRASPVFYPLSVMPRRRSNLDAVKSAFSIQRRNPDEK, from the coding sequence GTGACAGATCTGTTCAAAGTGATACTGATCGAGACCCATAACCACTGCAACCGCACATGCTGGTTCTGCAAATTTGGGCAGGAGCGCCAGGACGCCGAGCACGCACGCATGTCCATGGAGACGATCGAGCTCATCATCCAGAACCTGAAAGAACTTGGGTACGACGGAAGGGTGTCTTGGTTTTTTATCAACGAGCCGCTTCTGGACAAACGGATTTTTGACATCGTCGAGCGTACTCGCGCAAGCCTTCCAAAAGCATTCATATCACTGGTGACCAACGGTGATCTGCTTACCGCCGAAATCTATGGAAAGCTGCGCCAAAAAGGCCTGGACGCGCTCGGGGTCAGCATCTATGACCAGGATGTTTTCCGGAAGATGCAGGGATTCAGCAATGACGGTCGTCTCGCCTTGATGGATCGGCGCGCGGCCCCAAACGTCAATCAGGCTGGGAATGTCAAACAACCGGCTCAGTCGTTCGATGAAGACGTCCTACGGTTCTCAGGCTCGACCTGCATGCGGCCATTCAGGATGATGGTGGTCAACGCGCAGGGCAAGGTCGCCCTGTGCTGCTCGGACCTGTATACCGATGTCGAAATGGGAGATGTCCATGCAGACCGGCTGGAACATATCTGGCGGAACGAAAAATTCCAGAGGTACCGGGAGACCCTCAGCGCTAACGGACGGCGAGGCCTCGCGCTATGCGAGAGTTGTTCGCATTCCGGGCGGGCGTCGCCGGTGTTTTATCCGCTCTCGGTCATGCCCAGACGCCGTTCAAATCTGGATGCCGTAAAGTCCGCGTTCAGCATTCAACGCCGAAATCCGGACGAGAAATGA
- a CDS encoding low molecular weight phosphotyrosine protein phosphatase: protein MGNICRSPTAEGVFRALVEREGLGDRIVIDSAGTHAWHEGEPPDARSQSTAVARGLDLSDLRARRVAEEDFERFDLVVAMDQDNYMNLARKCPDARVNALHLFMDFAPQFKTREVPDPYYGGPQGFEKVFDMVEAASEGLLAYLRASFPRLNGR, encoded by the coding sequence ATGGGCAACATCTGTCGTTCGCCGACGGCCGAGGGCGTGTTTCGCGCACTGGTCGAACGCGAGGGACTGGGCGATCGCATCGTCATCGATTCGGCCGGCACGCATGCCTGGCACGAGGGCGAGCCGCCGGATGCACGCAGCCAGTCGACCGCCGTCGCGCGCGGCCTGGACCTCTCGGACCTGCGCGCCCGTCGCGTGGCCGAGGAGGATTTCGAACGCTTTGATCTCGTCGTCGCAATGGATCAGGACAACTACATGAACCTCGCGCGCAAGTGTCCGGATGCACGCGTGAATGCGCTGCATCTGTTCATGGACTTCGCACCGCAGTTCAAGACCCGCGAAGTGCCCGATCCGTATTACGGTGGCCCGCAGGGTTTCGAAAAGGTCTTCGATATGGTGGAGGCCGCGTCCGAGGGCCTGCTTGCCTATCTGCGCGCCAGCTTTCCGCGGCTCAACGGCCGGTGA
- the kdsB gene encoding 3-deoxy-manno-octulosonate cytidylyltransferase, whose amino-acid sequence MSCGFTIVIPTRFAASRLPGKPLLPIAGRPLVEHVWRRALGAGAKAVIIATDDDRIVDAARGFGADVEMTSADHASGTDRLAEVINRRALDDSEIVVNWQGDEPLLPPELAGQVAERLAACADCAVASLYVAIDSAHELADPAVVKVVTDAEDCALYFSRASIPFDRDGEGRGPEPKRHLGVYAYRAGAIRDFVTWPPAPIELAEKLEQLRFLYNGRRIAMARALSAPGTGVDTPADLERVRALLEPAP is encoded by the coding sequence ATGAGTTGCGGATTCACCATCGTCATTCCCACCCGGTTCGCGGCCAGTCGCCTGCCGGGCAAACCCCTGCTGCCAATCGCCGGCAGGCCGCTGGTCGAGCACGTCTGGCGGCGCGCGCTGGGTGCCGGCGCAAAGGCGGTCATCATTGCGACCGATGACGATCGCATTGTCGATGCCGCGCGTGGATTCGGAGCGGACGTCGAGATGACCTCTGCCGATCATGCCTCGGGCACCGATCGCCTCGCGGAGGTCATCAACCGTCGCGCGCTGGACGATTCGGAGATCGTCGTGAACTGGCAGGGCGACGAACCGCTGCTGCCGCCGGAACTCGCCGGCCAGGTGGCCGAGCGGCTGGCCGCATGCGCGGACTGCGCGGTCGCGAGCCTGTATGTGGCGATCGATTCCGCGCACGAACTTGCGGATCCCGCGGTCGTCAAGGTCGTGACCGATGCCGAAGACTGCGCCCTGTACTTTTCGCGTGCATCGATCCCGTTCGATCGCGATGGTGAGGGCAGGGGGCCGGAGCCGAAACGCCACCTTGGCGTGTATGCGTATCGCGCCGGGGCGATTCGCGATTTCGTGACCTGGCCGCCCGCGCCGATCGAACTCGCCGAGAAACTCGAACAGCTGCGCTTTCTGTACAACGGCCGGCGCATCGCCATGGCCCGCGCGCTGTCGGCACCCGGTACTGGGGTGGATACCCCGGCCGATCTCGAACGCGTGCGCGCGCTGCTGGAGCCGGCGCCGTGA
- a CDS encoding Trm112 family protein, with protein MDKALLDILVCPICKGSLIYARDAQELVCKGCRLAYPIRDGFPVMIDDEARALGNDEYAD; from the coding sequence ATGGATAAAGCCCTGCTCGACATCCTCGTCTGTCCGATCTGCAAGGGCAGCCTGATCTATGCGCGCGATGCGCAGGAACTCGTCTGCAAGGGCTGCCGGCTCGCGTATCCGATCCGCGACGGTTTCCCGGTCATGATCGACGACGAGGCACGCGCGCTCGGCAACGACGAGTACGCCGACTGA
- a CDS encoding tetraacyldisaccharide 4'-kinase, with amino-acid sequence MSTIDRLWYGPSAPLWPLAPLSWLYRGAGALRALAYRIGLRRIYRPPVPSIIVGNITVGGTGKTPLVIWLARHLVERGLRPGVLCRGYRGRAASWPQRVSAAGDPREVGDEAVLLAGGGDYPVAAGPDRGAAARDLVERAAVDVLVCDDGLQYPGLARDLEIVVVSGRRGFGNGWILPVGPLREPRSRADRAAVLAWNGTPPAGAGGFVLVPREFVNVDSGERLATAAFAGQRVHAVAGIGDPARFFTTLRELGCEPVEHAFPDHHRFTAADLSFGDGLPVLMTGKDAIKCRGLAPVPAWYLAVDAEPDEKLRVAIDHHLERLLHG; translated from the coding sequence TTGAGCACGATCGATCGGCTCTGGTACGGCCCGTCGGCCCCGCTCTGGCCGCTGGCACCGCTGAGCTGGCTGTACCGCGGTGCCGGCGCGCTGCGTGCCTTGGCCTACCGAATCGGCCTGCGCAGGATTTATCGCCCACCGGTCCCGAGCATCATCGTCGGCAACATCACGGTCGGTGGCACCGGCAAGACGCCGCTGGTGATCTGGCTCGCTCGTCATCTCGTCGAACGGGGCCTGCGGCCCGGGGTGCTATGTCGCGGCTATCGCGGTCGGGCCGCGAGCTGGCCGCAGCGGGTGAGTGCCGCCGGTGACCCGCGCGAGGTCGGTGACGAGGCCGTGCTGCTGGCCGGAGGCGGTGATTATCCCGTCGCGGCCGGGCCGGATCGCGGCGCCGCGGCGCGCGATCTCGTTGAACGCGCTGCCGTCGATGTGCTGGTCTGCGACGACGGTTTGCAGTATCCGGGCCTCGCGCGAGACCTCGAGATCGTCGTCGTCAGCGGCCGGCGCGGGTTCGGCAACGGCTGGATTCTGCCGGTCGGACCGCTGCGCGAACCGCGCTCGCGTGCCGACCGCGCCGCTGTGCTGGCGTGGAACGGCACACCGCCGGCCGGTGCCGGCGGGTTCGTGCTCGTGCCGCGCGAGTTCGTCAACGTGGACAGCGGCGAGCGGCTTGCGACCGCGGCATTCGCCGGCCAGCGTGTGCACGCAGTCGCGGGTATTGGCGATCCCGCGAGGTTCTTCACCACCCTGCGCGAACTCGGATGCGAGCCTGTCGAGCATGCGTTTCCCGATCATCATCGCTTCACTGCAGCGGATCTTTCGTTCGGCGACGGGCTGCCGGTCCTGATGACCGGGAAGGATGCGATAAAATGCCGCGGTCTGGCGCCTGTGCCGGCCTGGTATCTGGCCGTGGACGCCGAGCCAGACGAGAAACTTCGCGTCGCAATCGACCACCACCTCGAACGACTGCTCCATGGATAA